In a single window of the Niabella ginsenosidivorans genome:
- a CDS encoding DUF4097 family beta strand repeat-containing protein, with protein sequence MKKNLLLIVLLLGTLLSNAQRRFNEEPYLIKPFNIAAVSNVNMETSGGSITVEGGSGTGSLEMYVQPSNSEVRHRMSQSDIKAVLDQYYDIDVRIDGTTLIAKARRKDKPWTNKTALSISFVVHSGSRVSSDLSTSGGSISLSKLSGNQLFKTSGGSLHINGVNGKIAGKTSGGSIDLSNAGNDIDLQTSGGSIHADHVSGTIRLQTSGGSLSLSDLEGDIRAHTSGGSITATNISGTLLTGTSGGSVTLKGISGNLEASTSGGRISATMNRTKDYVKLHTSAGGVNLQLPRTRNAKLDLSGNRVSVNPLNNFNGTIDKSKIKGMIGDGRLAVEVTASSGNVEVSL encoded by the coding sequence ATGAAAAAAAATCTGTTACTGATTGTTCTGTTACTGGGTACTTTGCTATCAAATGCGCAAAGACGCTTTAACGAGGAACCTTATCTTATCAAACCCTTTAATATTGCTGCGGTAAGTAATGTAAATATGGAAACCTCCGGTGGATCCATTACAGTAGAGGGTGGCAGCGGCACAGGAAGCCTGGAAATGTATGTGCAGCCTTCCAACTCTGAGGTGAGGCACCGGATGTCGCAAAGCGATATAAAGGCCGTATTGGATCAGTATTATGATATTGATGTGCGGATAGATGGTACTACTTTGATAGCAAAGGCCAGAAGAAAGGACAAGCCCTGGACGAACAAAACTGCGCTTTCTATTTCTTTTGTGGTGCATTCCGGTTCCAGGGTTAGTTCTGATCTTTCAACAAGTGGCGGCAGTATTTCCCTGTCAAAGCTTTCAGGGAACCAGCTTTTTAAAACCAGTGGCGGCAGCCTTCATATAAATGGGGTAAATGGTAAGATCGCGGGCAAAACCTCCGGCGGAAGCATTGATCTTTCCAATGCCGGCAATGATATTGACCTGCAAACCAGCGGTGGGTCTATTCACGCAGACCATGTGTCAGGAACCATCCGGCTGCAAACCTCCGGCGGTTCGTTGTCATTGTCTGATTTAGAGGGCGACATCCGTGCGCATACCAGCGGTGGTTCTATTACCGCTACAAATATCAGTGGAACGCTGCTTACCGGAACTTCCGGCGGCAGTGTTACACTGAAAGGCATTAGCGGGAACCTGGAAGCAAGTACCAGTGGCGGGCGTATTTCTGCAACAATGAACCGTACAAAAGATTATGTGAAATTACATACATCCGCCGGAGGGGTAAATCTTCAGCTGCCCCGTACCAGGAATGCAAAACTGGATCTGAGCGGAAACCGGGTATCAGTAAATCCCCTGAATAATTTTAACGGCACTATTGATAAAAGCAAGATAAAAGGGATGATCGGCGATGGCCGGTTGGCCGTTGAAGTTACTGCTTCTTCCGGCAATGTGGAAGTATCTCTTTAA
- a CDS encoding ABC transporter permease, producing MIKNYFKAAWRNMRHTPGISLVNIMGLGLGMAVAMIIAIWLKSEWSYNKSIPGYKNISRVMLTGTFSGEVSTDPTCSVPMAAELRTKYGADFKRVVLSTQSESHILAYGDKKITSAGSFVQEGYAELFSLQAISGSLQSANDPSFIFISESLARTLFGSTDIIGKPVKIDNRDYLRVAAVYKDLPDNFTYAKDLNYIAPWSYYASLNPGVEDRWNECRFLIFVQLQQQADNNNVSRKISGLLKPHLTDINPVVLLHPMSEWHLYETFKNGKNTGGRIQYVWMFALIGIFVLLLACINFMNLSTARSERRAKEIGVLKVIGSGKTDLVIRFLTEAVLTALLAFLLAILLVSVSLPLLSRLTDNRLLLPYRHFLFWIICVVFVLLTGIFAGLYPSFYLSSFKPARVLKGGFKAGSRSGMLRKTLVVTQFFASIFLIIATLIVLQQLNYTKNRPVGYSGKNLIIIPADHFNVEQRYGALKDELLKSGAAKTVALSSSPVNKLSLSNGGYTWEGMQSREGAIFGSVAVNEDFAPAVQWKFKEGRNFNKDLLTDSSGLIINEMAARYMGMQHPVGKIISYRGDQYRIIGVIKDAVMGSPFAAAVPTAFFLGRWFPMNSITIRLSSGLPVRKSLDRIKKVMEKFDAEVPFEYSFVDEQYARHFRSVETIGFLAGVFTLLAIVISCLGLYALAAFIAEQRTKEIGIRKVLGASVAGLWRLLSFEFIVLTGIAFLIAVPAVYWSMSQWLENYAYRTRISWQVFVTAGGIILPVTLLTVSFQAIKAATVNPVKSLRAE from the coding sequence ATGATCAAAAATTATTTTAAGGCTGCCTGGCGCAATATGCGGCACACACCAGGCATTTCGCTGGTTAACATTATGGGGTTAGGGCTGGGAATGGCCGTTGCTATGATCATTGCAATATGGCTCAAATCGGAATGGTCTTATAATAAAAGCATTCCCGGGTATAAAAACATTTCCCGGGTAATGCTAACGGGCACATTTAGTGGTGAGGTAAGCACAGATCCAACCTGTTCTGTTCCTATGGCCGCGGAGCTCAGAACAAAGTATGGCGCCGATTTTAAACGGGTGGTTCTTTCCACCCAGTCCGAAAGCCATATACTGGCGTACGGAGATAAGAAAATAACTTCTGCCGGCAGCTTTGTTCAGGAGGGATACGCTGAGCTGTTTTCATTACAGGCGATCAGCGGCTCTTTACAATCAGCAAACGATCCCTCTTTCATTTTTATCAGTGAATCGCTGGCCCGGACACTATTCGGAAGTACTGACATTATTGGCAAGCCCGTTAAAATAGATAACCGGGATTATCTGAGAGTTGCCGCTGTATATAAAGACCTGCCGGATAACTTTACTTATGCAAAAGATCTGAATTATATAGCGCCCTGGAGCTATTATGCCTCTTTGAACCCGGGTGTGGAAGACCGATGGAATGAATGCCGGTTCCTGATCTTTGTGCAATTACAGCAACAGGCCGATAATAATAACGTGTCACGCAAAATTTCGGGCTTGTTAAAACCACATCTTACCGATATTAACCCTGTAGTGCTGCTGCATCCTATGTCTGAATGGCACTTATATGAAACATTTAAAAACGGTAAAAACACGGGCGGCCGTATCCAGTATGTATGGATGTTTGCACTGATAGGAATTTTTGTACTGTTACTGGCCTGTATCAATTTTATGAACCTCAGCACGGCAAGGAGTGAGCGCCGGGCAAAAGAAATAGGAGTATTAAAAGTAATCGGCTCCGGAAAAACAGATTTGGTTATACGTTTTCTTACGGAAGCGGTGCTTACTGCTTTGCTGGCTTTTTTGCTGGCCATTTTACTGGTTTCGGTAAGCCTTCCATTATTGAGCAGACTTACCGACAACCGCCTGTTATTGCCATACAGGCATTTCCTGTTTTGGATAATATGCGTGGTATTTGTATTGCTGACAGGAATTTTCGCCGGCCTGTACCCGTCTTTCTATCTCTCTTCCTTTAAACCGGCCCGCGTTTTAAAGGGTGGTTTTAAAGCCGGCAGCAGATCCGGAATGTTGCGGAAAACCCTGGTGGTTACACAATTCTTTGCCTCCATATTTCTTATTATTGCCACGCTGATCGTGCTGCAGCAGCTGAACTACACCAAAAACCGGCCTGTTGGTTACAGCGGAAAGAATTTAATTATTATACCGGCAGATCACTTCAATGTGGAGCAGCGTTATGGCGCCTTAAAAGATGAGCTGTTAAAGTCCGGTGCTGCAAAAACGGTTGCCTTATCCTCCAGTCCTGTTAACAAGTTATCCCTGTCAAATGGTGGATATACCTGGGAGGGAATGCAATCCCGCGAAGGCGCCATCTTTGGCTCCGTAGCCGTGAATGAAGATTTTGCCCCGGCGGTACAATGGAAGTTTAAAGAGGGGCGTAATTTCAATAAAGATCTTTTAACCGATTCATCCGGTTTGATCATTAATGAAATGGCTGCGCGATATATGGGAATGCAGCACCCTGTGGGTAAAATAATTAGTTACCGGGGCGATCAATACCGCATAATCGGGGTGATCAAAGATGCAGTTATGGGATCACCCTTTGCTGCTGCGGTGCCTACTGCATTTTTTTTAGGCCGTTGGTTTCCGATGAACAGTATTACGATACGGCTATCATCCGGATTGCCGGTGAGAAAATCGCTTGACAGGATCAAAAAAGTAATGGAAAAATTTGATGCTGAGGTCCCGTTTGAATACTCTTTTGTAGATGAGCAATATGCACGGCATTTCCGGTCAGTTGAAACGATCGGTTTTTTGGCGGGCGTATTTACCTTGTTGGCTATTGTTATCTCCTGCCTGGGTTTGTATGCCCTGGCTGCTTTTATTGCTGAACAGCGGACAAAGGAAATAGGCATCCGTAAAGTGCTTGGAGCTTCTGTTGCCGGATTATGGAGGCTGCTTTCATTTGAATTTATTGTTTTAACAGGTATTGCTTTTTTAATTGCAGTACCGGCGGTATACTGGAGTATGAGCCAGTGGCTGGAAAATTATGCATACCGCACTCGGATTTCCTGGCAGGTATTTGTGACGGCCGGTGGCATTATATTGCCGGTTACGCTGTTAACGGTAAGCTTTCAGGCCATTAAGGCAGCAACGGTCAACCCTGTAAAAAGCCTGCGGGCGGAGTAA
- a CDS encoding ABC transporter permease produces the protein MFNSYIKTAWRSLWKSKGFSILNISGLAIGLASCLLLLLYAYYHLSWDKRFRNLEHLYVIESNQFADNEIFTYQVSPGPMAKAIETQVPGVVHAIRVTSYFADGITRYKDNIFRTSGLNADGAFFELFNYHFLRGNAETALTNPNNIVITEDLSKKLFGKEDPINKTVMRNDTVPLVVSAVIANPRPNESFQFDYVLPWRVLENEHPWTKNAGWGSNFTDTYVQLRSEKDFKTADALIRKMVMANQDNYKAEAFLFPLAKNHLYREFSNGKATGSGQIAQIRLFIYLSVAILLIACINFMNLSTARSQKRAKEVGILKTIGSGRKSLVFRFLGESFLVTVCGLLVALLLLLIALPYFNSLLKIELRLPLSSWKFWTVIAFITVTTSFIAGSYPAFYLSSFRPVKVLKGLITNGRSVVPIRKISVILQFSTAVFLMVATFSIYKQVEYIRNRPVGYNKNNLIEIKAEGTLKDRKDVLINGLLHNNVITAGTGTSISITQGGNNGWGFSWPGKPENQKVLIDFLGVGFDFRKTFGTTLITGRDFSREYPADTAGENILISETAMNVMKLKSPIGTLIKDEDGKQYTIVGVFKDITKGSPYYKINPMIVFYQKTPGFITMRLNPQKNITGAVDAVNSELKKLNPAFPPDIAFVEDNFERKYQNEHVLGVIANIFGGIAIFLSCLGLLGLSAFAAEQRTKEIGVRKVLGADVLGLTALLSREFLVLVLISFVVAAPVSWWCMHNWLEKYDHHTDLSVGIYLLAGTTVLLIALLTVGTQGLKAATANPVKALRSE, from the coding sequence ATGTTTAATAGTTATATAAAGACTGCCTGGCGGAGTTTGTGGAAAAGCAAGGGTTTTTCGATCCTCAATATATCCGGTCTTGCTATTGGCCTTGCGAGCTGCCTGTTGTTATTGTTGTATGCATACTATCATCTTAGCTGGGATAAACGCTTCAGGAACCTTGAGCATCTTTACGTAATTGAAAGTAACCAGTTTGCGGACAATGAGATTTTTACCTATCAGGTCTCTCCGGGGCCAATGGCAAAAGCTATTGAAACCCAGGTGCCAGGTGTTGTGCATGCTATAAGAGTGACCAGTTATTTTGCTGATGGCATTACCCGTTATAAGGATAATATTTTTAGAACATCCGGCTTAAATGCTGATGGTGCTTTTTTTGAACTATTCAATTATCATTTTTTAAGGGGGAATGCAGAAACAGCACTTACAAACCCTAATAATATTGTTATTACAGAAGATCTGTCAAAGAAGCTTTTCGGTAAGGAGGATCCGATCAATAAAACCGTAATGAGGAATGATACCGTGCCGCTGGTGGTATCAGCTGTCATTGCAAATCCCCGCCCCAATGAATCTTTTCAGTTTGATTATGTACTACCCTGGCGTGTTTTGGAAAATGAGCATCCATGGACAAAAAATGCCGGATGGGGATCAAATTTTACAGATACCTATGTACAACTAAGATCGGAGAAGGATTTTAAAACCGCAGATGCTCTTATCAGGAAAATGGTAATGGCCAATCAGGACAACTACAAAGCGGAAGCCTTTTTGTTTCCATTGGCAAAAAATCATTTATACCGGGAGTTCAGTAACGGAAAAGCGACAGGTTCCGGGCAGATCGCCCAGATACGCTTGTTTATTTATTTGTCGGTAGCGATCTTATTGATCGCCTGTATCAACTTTATGAATCTTAGTACGGCGCGCTCTCAGAAGCGGGCGAAAGAAGTGGGGATATTAAAAACAATTGGTTCCGGTCGAAAATCACTTGTTTTCCGGTTTCTTGGTGAGTCTTTCCTGGTTACGGTATGCGGGCTTTTGGTTGCCCTGCTGCTGCTTTTGATTGCGTTGCCTTATTTTAACAGCTTATTGAAAATAGAGCTCAGACTGCCTTTATCCAGCTGGAAGTTCTGGACGGTAATTGCGTTTATTACGGTTACTACAAGCTTCATTGCAGGCTCTTATCCGGCCTTTTATCTATCTTCCTTCAGACCGGTAAAAGTATTAAAAGGGCTCATCACAAATGGCCGGTCAGTTGTCCCGATCCGGAAAATATCTGTTATACTTCAATTCTCAACGGCTGTGTTTTTAATGGTGGCAACCTTTAGTATTTATAAGCAGGTTGAATATATCCGGAACAGGCCTGTTGGTTATAATAAAAACAACCTTATTGAGATAAAGGCAGAAGGGACGCTTAAAGACAGGAAAGATGTTTTAATAAATGGGCTGCTGCACAATAATGTTATAACAGCTGGAACCGGAACCTCAATAAGTATTACGCAGGGTGGCAACAACGGGTGGGGATTCAGCTGGCCGGGTAAGCCGGAGAATCAGAAAGTGCTGATTGATTTTTTAGGTGTTGGATTTGATTTCAGAAAAACATTTGGTACCACCCTGATTACCGGCCGTGATTTTTCACGGGAATATCCTGCTGATACAGCAGGAGAAAATATACTGATCAGCGAAACGGCCATGAATGTAATGAAATTAAAGTCTCCTATAGGTACGCTTATAAAGGATGAAGATGGTAAACAATATACTATTGTGGGCGTCTTTAAGGACATCACAAAAGGCTCTCCTTATTATAAGATCAATCCTATGATCGTATTTTATCAAAAGACACCGGGATTTATAACTATGCGCCTGAATCCGCAGAAAAACATTACAGGAGCCGTTGATGCTGTTAATAGTGAATTAAAAAAACTAAACCCGGCTTTTCCTCCTGATATAGCATTTGTTGAAGACAATTTTGAAAGGAAATACCAAAATGAACATGTTTTGGGAGTTATAGCAAATATTTTCGGAGGGATTGCCATTTTCCTGTCCTGCCTGGGGTTACTGGGGCTTTCTGCTTTTGCAGCGGAACAGCGCACCAAAGAAATTGGCGTACGCAAAGTATTGGGAGCAGATGTGCTGGGGTTAACGGCGTTATTGTCGCGCGAGTTTTTGGTATTGGTGCTCATCTCTTTTGTGGTTGCAGCACCCGTTTCCTGGTGGTGCATGCATAACTGGCTGGAAAAATATGACCATCATACAGATCTGTCGGTTGGCATTTACCTGCTTGCCGGTACTACTGTTTTACTTATTGCCTTGTTAACGGTTGGTACACAGGGACTTAAAGCGGCAACAGCCAATCCGGTCAAGGCATTACGCAGTGAATAG
- a CDS encoding ABC transporter permease: MFKSYFKIAWRNLVRNRTYTIINVIGLSMGIASAILIFCFESYHLSFDGFYRDKDRIYRIVSKTSYETDDYSQGIPQPIGKAISNDYPFFDAVAMRISRSDELVSVIKNNDRQKFEEAIAYVAPDYFTIFNLPFVNGTVPSKLSEPNTAILTQSMASKLFGNDNPIGKTFTIANKYTCNVVGLLKDIPVNTDNQQQIYVSYTTFKAVNPWLVSDSSWGAISSNVQCFVKLKKNVKAADVEKAFPGLIEKYAPANKAFFTFYMQPLSEIHFDTRYDGAVQKKYLWALSIVGVFLIITACINFINLSTAQSLTRSKEIGVRKTLGSTRFQVFLQFMRETALIVLIAVVLSVLIAWLAIPAVNHLFSISISRAFLYSPSFIFFGLLLFISVSVFAGYYPGWLLSKFQPVIALKGGIAQKQVGSFSLRKNLLIVQFVIVQVMIIIAIIITQQMRYAVRSDLGFHKEGIVQVTIPKPSPESIQALRNRFAAINGVKNITFYEYPPMSDNSSWNTVAYDNRIKDEVFQLSCKPADSSYLSMFHLQLVAGRNLYPSDTINGYLINETAVKKLGIKHPGDVIGKMLDVHGKGVIMGVVKDFYNESFHTTIDPLCFYNNTGSYHTAGIQLSLKSLKSALPAIEKVWNESFPDHIFSYSFLDKDIAKLYETETTLLQIIEVFAIVAIIIGCMGLFGLVSFIAVRKEKEIGIRKVLGADLRAVLWLFGKEFVQLIVIAFVLAAPLAWLLMHHWLQDFAYHVKIGAPVFAFCLGITAIVVMVTIGYTSLRAATANPVKALRSE; encoded by the coding sequence GTGTTTAAAAGTTATTTCAAAATAGCATGGCGGAATCTGGTGCGGAACAGGACCTATACAATAATTAATGTTATCGGGTTATCAATGGGGATCGCTTCGGCTATCCTTATCTTTTGTTTTGAGAGCTATCATCTGTCTTTTGATGGCTTTTACCGGGATAAGGACCGGATATACCGTATTGTTTCTAAAACAAGTTATGAAACAGATGATTATTCCCAGGGTATCCCTCAGCCCATTGGTAAGGCCATCAGTAATGATTATCCTTTTTTTGATGCGGTAGCCATGCGCATCAGCAGAAGCGATGAACTGGTCAGCGTAATAAAAAATAATGACCGGCAAAAGTTTGAAGAAGCGATCGCTTATGTGGCACCTGACTATTTTACTATTTTTAATCTGCCTTTTGTTAATGGAACTGTACCTTCAAAACTGAGCGAGCCCAATACTGCAATACTCACACAATCCATGGCCAGCAAACTTTTTGGTAATGATAATCCCATCGGGAAAACTTTTACTATTGCCAATAAATACACCTGTAATGTTGTAGGGCTTTTAAAAGACATCCCTGTAAATACTGATAATCAGCAGCAGATATATGTGTCGTATACTACGTTTAAAGCAGTAAATCCCTGGCTGGTAAGCGATAGCAGTTGGGGCGCTATATCAAGCAATGTGCAGTGTTTTGTAAAACTGAAAAAGAATGTAAAAGCGGCGGATGTAGAAAAAGCCTTTCCCGGGCTTATAGAAAAATATGCACCGGCCAATAAAGCATTTTTTACTTTTTATATGCAGCCGCTCTCCGAAATACATTTTGACACCAGGTACGATGGCGCTGTTCAAAAAAAATATTTGTGGGCATTGAGCATTGTAGGGGTCTTCCTGATCATTACCGCCTGTATTAATTTTATTAACCTGTCCACGGCGCAGTCACTCACCCGCTCTAAAGAAATCGGTGTCCGCAAAACATTAGGAAGCACCCGTTTCCAGGTGTTTCTACAATTTATGCGCGAAACGGCTCTGATTGTTTTGATAGCCGTTGTACTTTCGGTGCTTATTGCCTGGTTAGCTATTCCTGCGGTAAACCATTTATTTTCAATATCCATTAGCCGGGCATTCTTATACAGCCCGTCTTTTATTTTCTTCGGGCTGCTACTGTTTATCAGCGTTTCTGTTTTTGCCGGTTATTATCCAGGCTGGCTGCTTTCAAAGTTTCAGCCGGTAATAGCGTTAAAGGGAGGCATTGCGCAAAAGCAGGTGGGAAGCTTCTCTTTAAGAAAAAATCTTTTAATTGTGCAATTTGTCATTGTACAGGTAATGATTATTATTGCCATAATCATTACCCAGCAAATGCGGTATGCTGTCCGGTCGGATCTTGGGTTTCATAAAGAGGGAATTGTGCAGGTAACCATACCCAAGCCCTCACCTGAGAGCATTCAGGCACTGCGCAACCGGTTTGCTGCAATAAACGGTGTTAAAAATATAACTTTCTATGAATATCCGCCGATGAGTGATAATAGTAGCTGGAATACGGTTGCTTATGATAACAGGATCAAAGACGAAGTGTTCCAGCTGAGCTGCAAGCCGGCCGACAGTAGCTATCTTTCTATGTTTCACCTGCAATTGGTTGCAGGCCGTAATTTATACCCTTCTGATACCATTAACGGGTACCTGATCAATGAAACGGCAGTAAAAAAACTGGGAATAAAACATCCGGGCGATGTGATCGGCAAAATGCTGGATGTTCATGGAAAGGGTGTCATTATGGGGGTGGTAAAAGACTTTTATAATGAAAGCTTTCATACGACAATTGATCCGCTCTGTTTTTATAATAATACCGGTTCCTATCATACTGCCGGCATTCAGCTATCTTTAAAGAGCCTGAAATCGGCGCTTCCGGCCATTGAAAAAGTATGGAATGAATCTTTTCCTGATCATATCTTTTCGTATTCCTTTCTGGATAAAGACATAGCAAAATTATACGAAACTGAAACCACTTTATTACAGATAATAGAAGTATTTGCAATTGTTGCTATCATAATCGGGTGTATGGGATTATTTGGACTTGTGTCCTTTATAGCTGTACGTAAGGAGAAAGAAATAGGGATAAGGAAAGTGTTGGGTGCGGATCTGAGGGCTGTGCTCTGGCTTTTTGGAAAAGAATTTGTGCAGCTAATTGTGATCGCTTTTGTTTTAGCGGCGCCACTTGCGTGGTTGTTAATGCACCACTGGCTGCAGGACTTTGCCTATCATGTGAAGATCGGGGCCCCTGTATTTGCGTTTTGCCTGGGCATTACTGCAATAGTAGTAATGGTTACTATAGGATATACGTCTTTAAGAGCGGCAACAGCCAATCCGGTCAAAGCATTGCGTAGTGAATAG
- a CDS encoding ABC transporter permease: MISNYIKTAWRNIVKNKTYSVINVIGLAIGLACFLLIALYVADETGYDRFYPNADRIYRINTDFRFGDEYRKMAQTSDMMGPLLKKDYPQVEEYTRIYTSDGPGLIKKGNQYINEKSVASVDSTFFNIFPLPVIAGGTRHALDEPNTVVVTAAAANRYFGSTNVLGKILQVKKQGSLVPFKITAVIKDIPANSHFHFDLFFSMKNVDYNWGAVTSHNFYTYLLLKEGTDYRVFEKNFTDYTRKYAIPYARKFMNINSLEEFEKTGNKLAYSLIPLTGIHLKSNRENEIMPAGNIQYVYIFSAVALFILFIACINFMNLTTARSANRAREVGIRKVLGTERIRLVMQFLFETVLMVFLALILAVIIDYAVLGVFNDLSAKQLRLSALLSSPFAGALLLLPVIVGLLAGSYPAFFLSGFKPIEVLKGTLKPGTKSGSLRSVLVVFQFATSILLIIATVVVYRQLHYIQTKNIGYAKDHVLVINNTGTLGSNAAAFKNEVLKLSGVSKGTYSGYLPVSNSFRGDNTYSTEAVMTPQNGFSMQNWNVDYDYIATLGMQIVAGRDFSKDYGADSTAIIINEAAAKFLGSGNVIGKNVFASDNEGRITKYHVIGVVKNFNYESLHSNIGPLGLFLNYNPYTAAFRINTSDIPGLIAQVKNAWEKLAPGMPFSYHFLDESFNNMYRTETRTGTIAILFSSLSIFIACLGLFGLATFIAEQKTREIGIRKVLGASTSGIVRLLSKDFLKLVLIAFIIAAPPGGYFMNRWLQDFAYRTELTWWIFAAAGLGALMIALVTVSAQAVKAALRNPARSLRTE, encoded by the coding sequence ATGATCAGTAATTATATAAAAACAGCGTGGAGAAACATTGTTAAGAATAAGACGTATTCAGTTATCAATGTCATAGGACTTGCGATCGGTCTTGCCTGTTTTTTATTGATTGCGCTCTATGTAGCCGATGAAACAGGGTATGACCGTTTTTATCCCAACGCAGATCGTATTTACCGGATCAATACGGATTTCCGCTTTGGCGATGAATACCGGAAAATGGCGCAGACCTCGGATATGATGGGGCCCTTGCTGAAAAAAGATTATCCCCAGGTGGAGGAATACACCAGGATCTATACCTCTGATGGCCCGGGTCTGATCAAAAAGGGAAATCAGTATATAAACGAAAAAAGTGTGGCCAGCGTGGACTCAACTTTCTTTAACATATTTCCCTTACCGGTTATAGCCGGGGGCACCAGACATGCATTGGATGAACCGAATACGGTGGTGGTTACAGCGGCTGCGGCAAACCGGTATTTTGGAAGTACAAATGTGCTGGGTAAAATCCTACAGGTAAAAAAGCAGGGATCGCTGGTGCCTTTTAAGATAACGGCAGTGATAAAGGACATCCCGGCAAACAGCCATTTCCACTTTGATCTTTTCTTTAGTATGAAGAACGTGGATTATAACTGGGGTGCCGTAACCAGCCACAATTTTTACACCTACCTGTTGCTAAAAGAAGGTACGGATTATAGGGTTTTTGAGAAAAACTTTACGGATTATACAAGAAAATACGCTATACCCTATGCAAGGAAGTTTATGAATATAAACAGTCTTGAAGAGTTTGAAAAGACAGGCAATAAGCTGGCCTATTCTCTGATACCCTTAACCGGTATTCATTTAAAGAGCAACCGGGAAAATGAAATAATGCCGGCCGGAAATATCCAGTATGTGTACATCTTCAGCGCAGTGGCCTTATTTATCCTGTTCATAGCCTGTATCAATTTTATGAATCTTACTACGGCGCGGTCTGCCAACCGTGCACGGGAAGTGGGTATAAGAAAGGTACTGGGCACCGAAAGAATACGACTGGTTATGCAGTTTTTATTTGAAACGGTGCTGATGGTATTCCTGGCGCTGATTCTGGCTGTTATAATTGACTATGCCGTGCTGGGCGTTTTTAATGACCTGTCAGCAAAGCAATTGCGCTTATCGGCGCTATTATCATCGCCATTTGCAGGCGCGCTATTGTTACTACCGGTAATTGTAGGGCTTTTGGCGGGCAGTTACCCGGCTTTCTTTTTATCAGGATTTAAGCCTATAGAAGTTTTAAAAGGCACCCTGAAACCGGGCACGAAAAGCGGCAGCCTGAGAAGCGTGCTGGTTGTTTTTCAGTTTGCCACTTCCATCCTGCTCATCATCGCAACGGTTGTCGTTTACCGGCAGCTGCATTATATACAAACAAAGAATATCGGGTATGCAAAAGATCATGTACTGGTGATCAATAATACCGGCACTCTGGGCAGTAATGCAGCGGCATTTAAAAATGAAGTGCTGAAATTATCCGGTGTAAGTAAAGGAACGTACAGCGGTTACCTGCCGGTCTCCAATTCGTTCCGGGGTGATAATACTTATTCCACGGAAGCGGTTATGACACCGCAAAACGGGTTTAGTATGCAAAACTGGAATGTTGACTATGATTATATTGCAACGCTTGGTATGCAGATTGTGGCGGGCAGAGACTTTTCAAAAGATTATGGCGCAGATTCCACCGCCATCATTATCAATGAAGCCGCGGCGAAATTCCTGGGCAGTGGAAATGTGATCGGTAAAAATGTTTTTGCATCGGATAATGAAGGCCGGATTACAAAGTATCATGTGATTGGTGTTGTAAAAAACTTTAATTATGAATCACTGCACAGCAATATCGGGCCATTGGGCCTGTTTCTGAATTACAATCCGTACACCGCTGCATTCAGAATCAACACTTCCGATATCCCGGGGCTGATTGCGCAGGTAAAAAATGCGTGGGAAAAGCTGGCACCGGGTATGCCTTTTAGTTATCATTTCCTGGATGAATCGTTTAACAATATGTACCGGACGGAGACCAGGACGGGTACAATAGCCATCCTGTTTTCATCGCTGTCAATATTTATTGCCTGCCTGGGTCTGTTTGGACTGGCAACATTTATCGCGGAGCAAAAAACGAGGGAGATTGGTATAAGAAAGGTGCTGGGAGCCAGTACATCGGGCATTGTACGGTTATTAAGCAAAGACTTCCTGAAACTGGTGCTTATTGCATTTATCATTGCAGCACCGCCTGGCGGTTATTTTATGAACAGATGGCTGCAGGACTTTGCTTACAGAACGGAACTGACCTGGTGGATATTTGCTGCTGCCGGTTTAGGCGCTTTAATGATCGCACTGGTTACGGTAAGCGCTCAGGCAGTAAAGGCCGCATTACGTAATCCTGCAAGAAGCTTACGAACGGAGTAA